A genomic stretch from Akkermansia massiliensis includes:
- a CDS encoding ABC transporter ATP-binding protein: MLSVRNLSASFHTRAGIVRAVRNVSFDVAPGETLGIVGESGSGKSVTCYSMMGLIPMPPGRIESGSAMLDGTDLLHCPEKELRSIRGKRISMIFQDPMTSLNPYLTIGEQVAEPLVIHEGAGKKEARDRALEQLALVGIPDAEQRMDAYPHQFSGGMRQRVMIAMALITRPEILIADEPTTALDVTVQKQVLDLIRKLQQDMGTSVILITHDLGVVRQYADRINVMYAGRIVESAPARELLEHPRHAYTRALMKSIPGLHAKGSPLYTIPGLPPNMMQEPCGCSFRPRNTLGNPELCLTDREPELVEISPGHSVQNCPGCLAGNQ; this comes from the coding sequence GGGGGAAACGCTCGGCATCGTGGGGGAATCCGGGTCCGGAAAATCCGTCACCTGCTACTCCATGATGGGGCTCATCCCGATGCCTCCGGGCCGCATTGAAAGCGGTTCCGCCATGCTGGACGGCACGGACCTGCTTCATTGTCCGGAAAAGGAACTCCGTTCCATCCGCGGCAAGCGCATCTCCATGATCTTCCAGGATCCCATGACCTCCCTCAATCCGTACCTGACCATCGGGGAGCAGGTGGCGGAACCCCTCGTCATTCATGAGGGAGCCGGCAAAAAAGAGGCGCGCGACCGCGCGCTGGAACAGCTTGCCCTGGTAGGCATACCGGACGCTGAACAGCGCATGGACGCCTATCCCCATCAATTCTCCGGCGGCATGCGCCAGCGCGTCATGATCGCCATGGCCCTTATCACCAGGCCGGAAATCCTCATTGCGGACGAGCCCACTACTGCCCTTGACGTCACCGTGCAGAAGCAGGTGCTTGACCTCATCAGAAAACTTCAGCAGGACATGGGCACCTCCGTCATCCTCATCACGCATGACCTCGGCGTGGTGCGCCAATATGCGGACCGCATCAACGTCATGTACGCAGGCCGCATTGTTGAAAGCGCCCCGGCGCGGGAGCTTTTGGAACATCCCCGGCACGCCTACACCAGGGCCCTGATGAAATCCATTCCCGGACTACATGCGAAAGGCTCCCCCCTCTACACCATTCCCGGACTGCCTCCCAACATGATGCAGGAGCCTTGCGGATGCAGCTTCCGCCCCAGAAATACCCTCGGGAACCCGGAACTCTGCCTGACGGACCGGGAACCGGAGCTGGTGGAAATATCTCCGGGGCACTCAGTCCAGAACTGTCCGGGATGCCTGGCCGGGAATCAGTAA
- a CDS encoding four helix bundle suffix domain-containing protein, with product MASLLRPSGDYRSLLSYRKAEQIYDLTYYFCKAYLSSRDRTVDQMVQAARSGKQNIAEGKEAGLVSMETEIKLMNVARASLDELLADYEYVLRVRGFPVWEKDSRESLFVRKKGEDKCLARDYFLELARTRPPEVVANMAICLIFQAKYLLMRQLRFLEGKFLGEGGMRERMSRMRRDRGDRGDRGDRGDDGNSL from the coding sequence ATGGCTTCCCTGTTGCGCCCTTCCGGCGATTACCGGTCTCTGCTTTCCTACAGAAAGGCGGAGCAGATTTATGATCTGACCTATTATTTTTGTAAGGCGTACTTGTCTTCTCGCGACAGGACGGTTGATCAGATGGTTCAGGCTGCCCGTTCCGGAAAGCAGAATATTGCGGAGGGAAAGGAGGCGGGGCTGGTCTCCATGGAAACGGAAATCAAGCTGATGAATGTAGCCAGAGCCAGTCTGGATGAATTACTGGCTGATTATGAATACGTTTTGAGAGTGAGAGGCTTTCCCGTGTGGGAAAAGGATTCACGAGAGTCCCTTTTTGTCAGAAAGAAGGGTGAGGATAAATGTCTGGCCCGGGATTATTTTTTGGAACTGGCCCGGACAAGGCCGCCGGAGGTGGTGGCCAATATGGCCATTTGCCTGATTTTTCAGGCCAAGTATTTATTAATGCGGCAGCTCAGGTTTTTGGAGGGGAAGTTTCTTGGAGAAGGGGGGATGAGGGAAAGAATGAGCCGGATGAGAAGGGATAGGGGTGATAGGGGTGATAGGGGTGATAGGGGTGATGATGGGAATTCCCTATAA
- a CDS encoding CatA-like O-acetyltransferase, which produces MKKKIEIASWPRRSHYEYFQTFECPMFSITSPVRVDALYHYAKQEGISFFALCLFVLLKAVNKIPQLRQRVEEGEVWEYESVDALVPVLAKDGEFTQILVEYRAELADFLEHAVPLIQAAKQAPARANPCHRTDIAVFSCLPWIPFTQVASAYRVFRGQYLPLIHWGKMEADVSGRLMMPVAIQANHVLVDGVHVGNFYKNIDCFCCGF; this is translated from the coding sequence ATGAAAAAGAAAATAGAAATCGCTTCCTGGCCGCGAAGGTCCCATTACGAGTATTTCCAGACGTTTGAATGTCCCATGTTTTCCATCACGTCTCCCGTGCGGGTGGATGCCTTGTACCATTATGCGAAACAGGAGGGGATTTCCTTTTTCGCCCTGTGCCTGTTTGTGCTGTTGAAGGCGGTGAATAAGATTCCCCAACTGCGCCAGAGGGTGGAGGAAGGGGAGGTGTGGGAGTATGAATCCGTGGACGCCCTGGTTCCGGTGCTGGCTAAGGATGGGGAATTCACCCAGATTTTAGTAGAGTACCGGGCGGAGCTGGCTGATTTTCTGGAGCATGCCGTTCCGCTCATTCAGGCAGCCAAGCAGGCTCCGGCCCGGGCGAATCCCTGCCATCGGACGGATATTGCCGTGTTCAGCTGCCTGCCGTGGATTCCGTTTACGCAGGTGGCCAGCGCCTACAGGGTGTTCCGGGGGCAGTACCTTCCCCTCATCCATTGGGGGAAGATGGAGGCGGACGTTTCCGGCAGGCTGATGATGCCCGTGGCCATTCAGGCGAACCATGTGCTGGTGGACGGGGTCCATGTTGGTAATTTTTATAAAAATATTGATTGTTTTTGTTGCGGGTTTTAG
- a CDS encoding DUF805 domain-containing protein: protein MIVKRYYYHTPDGELHGPSDFDFLVREVRYAGLPLGLMVREERSEDWIWIGDIPGTPPEWKLLKERYSGTGEWMKVGKIWKCGRRSRFKWFFSLLVMQSRSSRREAAVTYGALLASAPLVWIVCFCGACDVFEPLPFGMLFALLSGLFLLFFFLFCFIALGVRRFHDAGLDGGWLAIIWPVWIAVLICSFKGKFLAMSFCWDLVGGIFTGIAVLTAPVLFSLLLPEQKRKNIYGEPSWNRK from the coding sequence GTGATTGTGAAACGTTATTATTACCATACGCCGGATGGGGAATTGCATGGGCCGTCCGATTTTGATTTCCTGGTCAGGGAAGTCCGCTATGCCGGATTACCGCTGGGACTGATGGTCAGGGAGGAGCGTTCGGAAGACTGGATATGGATAGGAGACATTCCGGGAACTCCGCCGGAATGGAAGTTGCTCAAGGAGCGGTATTCCGGAACCGGGGAATGGATGAAAGTGGGCAAAATATGGAAATGCGGCAGAAGAAGTCGTTTTAAGTGGTTTTTTTCCCTGCTGGTGATGCAGTCCCGTTCCTCGCGCCGGGAGGCGGCTGTTACCTACGGCGCACTTCTGGCGTCTGCTCCTCTCGTCTGGATAGTTTGTTTTTGTGGAGCCTGCGATGTTTTTGAACCTCTTCCTTTTGGGATGCTTTTTGCTCTTCTGTCGGGGTTGTTTCTGTTGTTTTTCTTCTTGTTTTGCTTCATTGCGCTGGGCGTCAGACGTTTTCATGATGCCGGGCTGGATGGGGGCTGGTTGGCGATCATCTGGCCGGTATGGATAGCAGTCCTGATTTGTTCTTTTAAGGGAAAGTTTCTGGCAATGTCCTTTTGCTGGGATCTTGTAGGGGGAATATTTACGGGCATAGCTGTCTTGACTGCTCCCGTCCTGTTCAGTCTTTTGCTGCCGGAGCAAAAGCGCAAAAACATCTATGGAGAGCCTTCCTGGAATAGAAAATAA
- a CDS encoding DUF805 domain-containing protein: MAARWRWLFSWSGRISSASYLYAWLFYGVCMGTLVFSGYWAAVNGSIHPRFMVTAEHGINLACLSAAMLVPCLGLVFRRLRDLDLGLLWAVPVYAASLGCAETGFYHVYGWARAAAGGNASLLICGAMFFCMFLFCSLAPLALGCVPANSRSGISGRTGERTEGKE; the protein is encoded by the coding sequence ATGGCGGCAAGATGGAGGTGGTTGTTTTCTTGGTCCGGCCGCATTTCCAGCGCCTCATATTTATATGCGTGGCTGTTTTATGGCGTGTGCATGGGGACGCTGGTTTTTTCAGGATATTGGGCCGCGGTGAATGGGAGTATTCATCCGCGTTTTATGGTAACGGCTGAGCATGGAATAAACCTGGCGTGTTTGAGTGCGGCCATGCTTGTTCCATGCCTGGGACTTGTTTTTCGCAGGCTCCGTGATCTTGATCTGGGCCTCCTCTGGGCGGTTCCCGTTTACGCGGCTTCCTTGGGATGTGCGGAGACGGGCTTTTATCATGTGTACGGATGGGCGCGGGCTGCGGCGGGAGGGAATGCCTCCCTTTTAATTTGCGGCGCCATGTTTTTCTGCATGTTTCTGTTTTGTTCCCTGGCGCCGCTTGCGCTGGGATGTGTTCCCGCCAACAGCCGGTCCGGCATTTCCGGGCGAACCGGGGAAAGAACGGAAGGAAAGGAGTGA